In a genomic window of Aggregatimonas sangjinii:
- a CDS encoding DUF59 domain-containing protein has product MSEEATIDTQELGEKIVKILKTIYDPEIPVDIYELGLIYDVLVNEENEVKILMTLTSPNCPVAETLPVEVEEKVKSLNAIKDAEVEITFDPPWTQDLMSEEAKLELGLL; this is encoded by the coding sequence ATGAGCGAAGAAGCGACAATAGATACCCAGGAACTGGGAGAGAAAATAGTAAAAATCCTCAAGACCATATACGATCCGGAAATCCCCGTCGATATTTATGAGTTGGGATTGATTTATGATGTCCTGGTCAATGAGGAAAATGAAGTGAAAATCCTGATGACCCTTACTTCACCGAACTGTCCCGTAGCGGAAACCCTACCAGTAGAGGTCGAGGAGAAAGTCAAGTCATTGAACGCAATCAAGGATGCGGAGGTAGAAATCACCTTTGACCCACCTTGGACACAGGACCTCATGAGTGAAGAGGCGAAATTGGAACTGGGACTGTTATAG
- a CDS encoding aminotransferase class V-fold PLP-dependent enzyme: MFDVQNIRKDFPILNREVNGKPLVYLDNAATSQTPQQVIDVIVDYYANYNANIHRGVHTLSQEATDKYEQARIKIQEHFNIKKAHEVIMTSGTTHSINLVSNGFSSLVKEGDELLVSAMEHHSNIVPWQMLCERTGAELKVIPMNAQGELVMEDYHKMLSEKTKLVFCNHISNALGTINPIQEIIDAAHKVGAAVLIDGAQAAPHLKADMQSLDVDFYTVSAHKICGPTGVGMLYGKEEWLGKLPPYQGGGEMIAEVTFEKTTYADLPHKFEAGTPNICGGIAFGAAIDYMNAIGFDAIAAYENELLKYATNELLKIDGLKIYGTAEKKTSVVSFNIKGLHPYDIGSILDKLGIAVRTGHHCAQPIMDYYKIPGTVRASFAFYNTKEEIDVLVKGVERAMKMLL; this comes from the coding sequence ATGTTCGACGTACAAAATATTCGCAAGGATTTCCCCATATTAAATCGTGAGGTCAACGGAAAACCTCTGGTTTACTTGGATAATGCGGCTACTTCCCAAACCCCGCAACAGGTGATAGATGTGATTGTAGATTATTACGCCAACTACAACGCCAATATTCACCGAGGGGTGCATACCCTTTCCCAGGAAGCAACGGATAAATATGAGCAAGCGCGGATAAAGATTCAAGAACACTTCAATATTAAGAAGGCACATGAGGTCATCATGACTTCCGGTACGACCCATAGCATTAATCTGGTGTCGAACGGGTTCAGTTCTTTGGTGAAAGAAGGTGATGAGCTGCTAGTTTCGGCCATGGAGCACCATTCCAATATCGTGCCATGGCAGATGCTGTGCGAGCGTACTGGGGCCGAACTTAAGGTTATTCCGATGAACGCTCAGGGCGAATTGGTCATGGAGGATTACCATAAAATGCTGTCGGAGAAGACGAAATTGGTGTTCTGTAATCATATTTCCAACGCCTTGGGCACCATTAACCCGATTCAAGAAATTATCGATGCCGCCCATAAGGTGGGTGCTGCGGTTTTAATCGACGGGGCCCAGGCTGCGCCTCATCTCAAGGCCGACATGCAATCGCTCGATGTGGACTTCTATACCGTTTCGGCACATAAAATATGTGGTCCGACCGGAGTGGGCATGTTGTATGGCAAAGAAGAATGGCTTGGTAAATTACCGCCTTACCAAGGTGGCGGTGAAATGATCGCCGAGGTTACTTTCGAAAAGACGACTTACGCCGATCTCCCCCATAAGTTTGAAGCGGGTACTCCTAACATTTGCGGAGGTATCGCTTTCGGTGCGGCAATCGACTATATGAACGCGATCGGCTTTGATGCAATAGCGGCTTACGAAAACGAACTACTGAAATACGCCACGAACGAACTATTGAAAATCGACGGCCTTAAGATATACGGTACGGCCGAAAAGAAGACATCGGTCGTTTCCTTCAATATTAAAGGCCTGCACCCCTACGATATCGGATCGATTCTCGATAAGCTTGGTATCGCCGTACGAACGGGGCACCACTGTGCGCAACCCATAATGGATTACTACAAAATCCCCGGTACGGTACGGGCTAGCTTTGCGTTTTACAACACTAAAGAGGAGATAGATGTGCTTGTGAAAGGTGTAGAGCGAGCCATGAAAATGCTACTTTGA
- a CDS encoding SufE family protein, with product MSIQEIQEEIVDEFSMFEDWMQRYEYMIDLGKSLPLIDEQYKTDDNIIKGCQSKVWVHAELDDDKLVFTADSDAIITKGIIAILIRAFSNQKPQDIIDADTEFIDEIGLKEHLSPTRANGLVSMIKQLKLYAVAYQTQLS from the coding sequence ATGAGTATACAGGAAATTCAAGAGGAAATCGTTGACGAATTTTCCATGTTCGAAGATTGGATGCAGCGGTATGAATACATGATCGATCTTGGAAAATCGTTGCCCTTAATCGATGAACAATACAAGACCGACGATAACATCATAAAAGGTTGTCAGAGCAAGGTTTGGGTACATGCCGAACTTGATGATGACAAATTGGTATTTACGGCGGATAGCGACGCTATTATTACCAAAGGTATCATCGCTATCTTGATTCGTGCCTTCAGCAATCAAAAACCGCAGGACATCATCGACGCCGATACCGAATTTATTGACGAAATCGGGTTAAAGGAGCATTTGAGTCCAACCCGTGCCAATGGCTTGGTTAGTATGATTAAGCAATTAAAGCTATACGCAGTGGCGTACCAAACACAGTTGAGTTGA
- the sufD gene encoding Fe-S cluster assembly protein SufD: MDLKDKLISSFMAFENNVDVDHPIHDVRTEAMKNFEMKGFPSKKEEAWKYTSLNSLQKIDFSIFPKAENALEYHEVKKYFLHEIDTYKIVFIDGVYSSYLSETTHDGVDICLMSSALTKPMYKQVIDVYFNKVASKDESLTTLNTAFSREGAYIYIPKHKMPKKPVEIVHFATGNEASLLLQPRNLIVVEENAELQIIERHQSLTSNEVLTNSVTEIFAAKNAIVDYYKVQNDNGTASLIDNTYINQKDKSNVNVHTFSFGGKLTRNNLNFYQNGEYMDSTMKGVTILGEKQHVDHHTLVHHIEPNCESHQDYKGIYGENSTGVFNGKIIVDKIAQKTNAFQQNNNILISDKATINTKPQLEIFADDVKCSHGCTIGQLDEDALFYLQSRGIPKKEARALLMYAFANNVLESVRIPELKTRINKLIAKKLGVNLGFNL, translated from the coding sequence ATGGATTTAAAAGACAAATTAATTTCCTCCTTTATGGCTTTCGAGAACAATGTGGATGTTGATCATCCCATTCACGATGTGCGCACCGAGGCAATGAAGAATTTTGAGATGAAGGGCTTCCCTTCAAAAAAGGAAGAGGCTTGGAAGTATACCTCGCTCAATAGCTTGCAAAAAATAGACTTTAGTATTTTTCCAAAGGCGGAAAACGCATTGGAATACCATGAGGTCAAGAAATATTTCTTGCATGAAATCGATACCTATAAAATCGTTTTTATCGATGGGGTGTACAGTTCCTACCTATCCGAAACGACACACGACGGTGTTGATATTTGTTTGATGAGTTCGGCCCTGACCAAACCTATGTACAAACAGGTCATTGATGTGTATTTCAATAAAGTCGCTTCGAAAGATGAGTCGTTAACGACCTTGAACACCGCTTTCAGTAGAGAGGGTGCCTATATTTATATTCCCAAGCACAAGATGCCTAAAAAACCAGTGGAAATCGTTCATTTCGCTACAGGTAATGAGGCATCCCTCTTATTACAACCACGTAATTTGATTGTAGTAGAGGAAAATGCCGAACTGCAAATTATCGAAAGGCACCAAAGCCTCACCTCTAACGAAGTGCTTACCAATTCGGTCACCGAAATATTTGCCGCCAAAAATGCAATTGTAGATTATTACAAGGTGCAAAACGATAACGGTACGGCTTCTTTAATCGATAATACCTATATCAACCAAAAAGATAAAAGTAATGTGAACGTACATACTTTCTCTTTTGGCGGAAAATTGACACGCAACAACCTGAACTTTTACCAAAATGGGGAGTATATGGACTCTACCATGAAAGGTGTCACCATTCTAGGCGAAAAGCAACACGTAGACCACCATACTTTGGTGCATCACATAGAGCCCAACTGTGAAAGTCATCAAGATTACAAGGGTATCTACGGAGAGAACTCCACCGGTGTTTTTAACGGAAAAATTATTGTGGACAAGATCGCTCAAAAGACCAATGCCTTTCAGCAGAATAACAATATCCTGATCAGCGATAAGGCTACCATAAACACCAAGCCCCAATTGGAAATTTTTGCCGACGATGTAAAATGTTCGCACGGCTGTACCATCGGTCAGTTGGACGAAGACGCACTTTTCTACCTACAGTCTCGTGGAATTCCCAAAAAAGAGGCCCGTGCCTTGTTGATGTATGCTTTTGCCAATAATGTATTGGAAAGCGTCCGTATTCCCGAATTAAAGACGCGTATCAACAAGCTGATTGCCAAGAAATTGGGAGTGAATCTAGGGTTCAATCTTTAA
- a CDS encoding N-acyl homoserine lactonase family protein: protein MKKYIFLVVIAISIFSCKEGKKENAQTANTSEELKKPDVKLYTFDGGTVMVNNLELFSQDTTYQGQTKEFADAFYVISHPDGNLMWDAGLPEALVGMPEPFTDPSGAFTVSRKDSVVNQLKTIGMGVDDIDFIALSHTHFDHSGHANVFKNATWLVQEIEYDSITSETSQKTNTDNYNAIKALNKTKKLNGDLDVFGDGSVVIKSMPGHTPGHQVLYMDLPVHGPTLLTGDLYHLYENREHKRVPIFNFDVEQTLESMEAFEAFAKEKNAKVYLQHQKEDFNKMPKAPNYLN from the coding sequence ATGAAGAAGTATATATTTTTAGTAGTTATTGCGATAAGCATCTTTTCGTGCAAAGAAGGCAAAAAAGAAAATGCCCAGACAGCGAATACTTCCGAGGAGCTAAAAAAGCCCGATGTGAAACTGTATACATTCGATGGCGGTACCGTTATGGTAAATAACCTGGAGCTGTTCTCGCAGGATACCACCTATCAAGGCCAGACTAAAGAATTTGCGGATGCGTTTTACGTCATCAGTCATCCCGATGGTAATTTGATGTGGGATGCGGGACTTCCCGAAGCGCTGGTAGGCATGCCGGAACCGTTTACCGACCCTAGTGGTGCTTTTACGGTTTCAAGAAAAGATTCCGTTGTCAACCAATTGAAAACCATAGGAATGGGAGTTGATGATATCGATTTTATTGCATTATCGCACACCCATTTCGACCATAGCGGTCATGCAAATGTGTTCAAAAACGCGACATGGCTGGTACAGGAAATAGAGTACGACTCCATAACCAGTGAAACATCCCAAAAAACGAATACCGATAACTACAATGCCATCAAAGCGCTGAACAAGACCAAAAAACTAAATGGGGATTTGGATGTTTTCGGGGATGGAAGTGTAGTCATTAAATCGATGCCGGGCCATACACCGGGGCATCAAGTACTGTATATGGATTTACCTGTTCACGGACCGACCTTATTGACCGGGGATTTATACCATCTATACGAGAACCGGGAACACAAAAGAGTTCCGATATTTAATTTCGATGTAGAGCAGACCTTGGAAAGTATGGAGGCTTTCGAAGCCTTTGCAAAGGAAAAAAATGCCAAAGTATACCTACAGCACCAGAAAGAGGATTTTAATAAAATGCCGAAGGCACCCAACTATTTAAATTAA
- a CDS encoding zinc metalloprotease has protein sequence MKKVLLGLCAISLFVASCEKEQNEVESIDSQEITVDMSDFTLYVDKDDLTGKSANGVEKCVSMRNLEYRLAKNKGLAKKMYDIEYNTRKAIAQKKGGGKPGGGGGTPPPIFEGAVTIPVVVNIIEKFAGEVTQAQINSQIRILNEDFNNNNSNTSSVPSAFANLVADVNISFVLGTVNRVVNTRSSWGTNDAMKDPSQGGIGATDPENNMNLWVCEIGGGILGYAQFPGGASATDGVVIGTDFFGENAAGGIYGKGRTGTHEVGHWLNLRHIWGDGRCNRDDFVSDTPTSDRANYNCPSFPTTHCRSADMTMNYMDYVQDDCMYMFTAGQNDRMRALFVPGQPRVGFVN, from the coding sequence ATGAAAAAAGTTCTCCTAGGCTTATGTGCGATTTCCCTTTTCGTGGCGTCGTGTGAAAAAGAGCAAAATGAAGTAGAATCGATTGATTCTCAAGAAATTACTGTTGACATGAGCGACTTTACGCTTTACGTTGACAAAGATGATTTGACCGGAAAATCGGCAAACGGTGTAGAAAAGTGTGTATCCATGAGAAATTTGGAATACCGTTTGGCCAAAAACAAAGGTCTCGCAAAAAAGATGTACGATATTGAGTACAACACCAGAAAGGCCATTGCCCAGAAAAAAGGTGGTGGAAAACCAGGTGGCGGCGGCGGTACACCTCCCCCAATCTTTGAAGGTGCCGTTACTATTCCCGTAGTTGTTAATATTATCGAGAAATTTGCTGGCGAGGTAACACAGGCCCAGATCAATTCCCAGATTCGTATTCTAAATGAAGATTTTAACAACAACAATTCCAATACGAGCAGTGTGCCCTCGGCATTCGCTAATTTGGTAGCCGATGTGAATATTTCTTTTGTGTTGGGAACCGTTAATCGGGTCGTTAATACGAGATCTTCTTGGGGAACGAACGACGCCATGAAAGATCCCTCCCAAGGCGGAATTGGGGCTACAGACCCTGAAAATAACATGAACCTATGGGTTTGTGAGATTGGTGGTGGTATCTTAGGGTACGCCCAATTTCCTGGCGGAGCATCTGCCACCGACGGCGTAGTCATCGGAACTGATTTCTTTGGCGAGAATGCTGCAGGCGGTATTTACGGTAAGGGAAGGACGGGTACTCACGAAGTAGGTCACTGGTTGAACCTGCGTCATATCTGGGGAGACGGTAGATGCAACAGAGACGATTTCGTTAGTGATACCCCGACTTCCGACAGAGCCAACTACAATTGTCCTTCTTTCCCTACTACACATTGTAGAAGTGCCGATATGACCATGAATTATATGGACTATGTGCAGGACGACTGTATGTATATGTTCACTGCTGGTCAGAATGATAGAATGCGAGCGCTCTTTGTTCCAGGCCAGCCGAGGGTCGGTTTCGTGAATTAA
- the sufB gene encoding Fe-S cluster assembly protein SufB translates to MAYTEEELKKELETKEYEYGFYTNIESDTFPKGLNEDIVRAISKKKNEPQWMTDWRLEAFRVWEKMEEPDWANVNYEKPDFQAISYYSAPKKADPNKTLGDVDPELLEMYRKLGISVDEQKKLQNVAVDIVVDSVSVATTFKKTLGEKGIIFMPISEAIQEHPELVKKYMGTVVPKTDNFYAALNSAVFTDGSFCYIPKGVKCPMELSTYFRINEGGTGQFERTLVIADESSYVSYLEGCTAPSRDENQLHAAVVELIALDDAEIKYSTVQNWYPGNAAGKGGVYNFVTKRGICENNAKISWTQVETGSAVTWKYPSCILKGNNSVGEFYSIAVTNNYQQADTGTKMIHLGKNTRSTIISKGISAGKSQNSYRGLVQIGSRAENARNFSQCDSLLMGNECGAHTFPYIEAKNKSAQIEHEATTSKIGEDQIFYCNQRGIDTEKAIALIVNGFSKEVLNKLPMEFAVEAQKLLEISLEGSVG, encoded by the coding sequence ATGGCATATACAGAAGAAGAATTAAAGAAAGAACTGGAAACCAAAGAGTACGAATACGGTTTCTACACGAATATAGAGTCGGATACTTTTCCAAAAGGGTTGAACGAAGATATTGTTCGGGCAATTTCAAAAAAGAAGAACGAGCCACAATGGATGACCGATTGGCGGTTGGAAGCTTTTCGCGTTTGGGAAAAAATGGAAGAGCCGGATTGGGCGAACGTAAACTACGAAAAACCCGATTTTCAAGCAATTAGTTATTATTCGGCGCCCAAAAAAGCGGATCCCAATAAAACGTTGGGAGACGTAGATCCCGAATTGCTGGAAATGTACCGAAAATTGGGGATTTCCGTAGATGAGCAAAAAAAACTGCAAAATGTCGCCGTAGATATCGTTGTGGATTCCGTATCGGTGGCGACCACCTTTAAAAAGACCCTGGGCGAAAAGGGAATAATTTTTATGCCTATTTCCGAGGCCATTCAAGAGCATCCGGAATTGGTCAAAAAATATATGGGGACCGTAGTCCCAAAAACGGATAATTTTTACGCCGCCTTAAATTCGGCCGTATTTACGGATGGATCGTTTTGCTACATCCCGAAAGGGGTAAAATGCCCGATGGAATTATCGACCTACTTCAGAATAAACGAAGGAGGTACCGGCCAGTTCGAAAGAACTTTGGTGATAGCCGATGAGAGTAGCTATGTCAGTTATTTGGAAGGTTGTACGGCGCCCTCAAGAGATGAAAATCAATTGCACGCAGCTGTTGTAGAGCTTATTGCCCTAGACGATGCCGAAATAAAATACTCAACGGTACAAAATTGGTATCCTGGCAATGCAGCCGGTAAAGGCGGCGTGTACAACTTCGTGACCAAACGCGGCATATGCGAAAATAATGCGAAAATTTCTTGGACGCAGGTAGAGACCGGTTCGGCCGTCACATGGAAATATCCCTCCTGTATTTTAAAAGGGAACAATTCTGTTGGGGAGTTTTATTCCATTGCGGTCACTAACAACTACCAACAGGCCGATACGGGTACGAAAATGATCCACCTCGGTAAAAATACCCGCAGCACCATCATCTCCAAGGGGATTTCGGCTGGAAAATCGCAGAACAGCTATCGTGGGTTGGTACAGATTGGTAGCCGGGCCGAAAACGCCCGTAACTTTTCACAATGCGATTCGTTGCTAATGGGGAATGAATGCGGCGCACATACCTTTCCGTATATTGAAGCGAAGAACAAATCGGCACAGATAGAACACGAGGCGACGACCAGTAAAATCGGGGAAGATCAAATCTTCTATTGCAACCAAAGGGGAATCGATACTGAAAAGGCTATTGCCTTGATTGTAAACGGTTTTAGCAAAGAGGTATTGAACAAATTGCCGATGGAGTTTGCCGTAGAAGCGCAAAAACTGTTGGAAATAAGCTTGGAAGGCTCGGTCGGTTAA
- the sufC gene encoding Fe-S cluster assembly ATPase SufC, which translates to MLKIKNLHAKVEDKDILRGIDLTVNAGEVHAIMGPNGSGKSTLAAVIAGKEEFEVTEGSIELNGEDLEDDAPEERAHKGVFLSFQYPVEIPGVSVTNFLKTAINESRKGRGLEDMPAKDMLKLIREKAEMLEIDRKFLSRSLNEGFSGGEKKRNEIFQMAMLEPKLAILDETDSGLDIDALRIVANGVNKLKSKDNAVIVITHYQRLLEYIVPDFVHVLHNGKIVKSGGKELALELEEKGYDWLKQEATV; encoded by the coding sequence ATGTTGAAAATCAAGAATCTACATGCAAAAGTAGAAGATAAGGATATTTTAAGGGGAATCGACCTGACCGTGAATGCAGGGGAAGTACATGCGATTATGGGACCTAACGGCTCCGGGAAAAGTACTTTGGCCGCGGTTATTGCCGGAAAGGAAGAATTTGAGGTCACCGAAGGCTCTATTGAGCTGAATGGTGAAGATTTGGAAGATGACGCTCCGGAAGAGCGGGCACACAAAGGTGTTTTCCTATCGTTTCAGTATCCCGTTGAGATTCCCGGTGTTTCGGTAACGAACTTTTTGAAAACGGCGATTAATGAGTCGCGAAAAGGAAGGGGCTTGGAAGATATGCCGGCAAAAGACATGTTAAAGCTTATTCGTGAGAAGGCCGAAATGCTGGAAATAGACCGTAAATTCTTGTCCAGATCACTGAACGAAGGCTTTTCTGGCGGAGAAAAGAAGCGCAACGAAATTTTTCAAATGGCCATGCTCGAACCCAAACTAGCCATTCTCGACGAAACCGATTCGGGGCTCGATATCGATGCCTTGCGTATCGTTGCGAATGGAGTGAACAAACTAAAGAGCAAAGACAACGCTGTTATCGTCATCACCCACTACCAAAGACTATTGGAATACATTGTTCCTGATTTTGTACATGTGCTGCACAATGGTAAAATCGTAAAATCAGGCGGCAAGGAACTGGCTTTGGAGCTGGAAGAGAAAGGTTATGATTGGTTAAAACAGGAAGCGACCGTATAG
- a CDS encoding HesB/IscA family protein produces MIQVSETAKKKVIDLMSEGGFDATSDYVRVGVKSGGCSGLSYELDFDKEMRETDKVFEDNDVRIIVDKKSFLYLVGTVLEYSGGLNGKGFVFNNPNAQRTCGCGESFSL; encoded by the coding sequence ATGATTCAAGTTTCGGAAACGGCAAAGAAAAAAGTTATCGACCTCATGTCAGAAGGGGGTTTTGATGCTACCAGCGATTATGTTCGGGTAGGCGTCAAAAGCGGTGGCTGTAGCGGTTTAAGCTATGAATTGGATTTTGATAAGGAAATGCGTGAAACCGATAAGGTTTTTGAGGACAACGATGTTCGCATTATCGTAGATAAAAAGAGTTTCTTGTACCTCGTGGGCACGGTTTTGGAATATTCCGGTGGGCTGAACGGCAAAGGGTTCGTATTCAATAACCCGAACGCCCAACGCACCTGTGGATGTGGGGAGAGTTTTTCGTTATAG
- a CDS encoding outer membrane beta-barrel protein encodes MTKQLFLACIFLFALQATAQNKKLSVEANYSIDVSDAEYFANGVYDVGVKYRFINTPLVHLGLDLNLGFNYYNPDFSGRSLNIENKRFLYQPKVFAEFDLPFISKLHPSVGLGYSIVRFDTTGNSGDLDLTDKGGDGGFSFDAGLSYDITKRLFIQVKYDFINLNIKDRVFLDGEVIDIDRDSPINRIKFGIGFHF; translated from the coding sequence ATGACTAAACAACTATTTCTCGCATGTATTTTCCTTTTTGCATTACAAGCCACCGCTCAAAATAAAAAATTGAGCGTCGAGGCAAACTATTCTATTGATGTATCCGACGCTGAATATTTTGCGAATGGTGTCTACGATGTGGGCGTCAAATACCGCTTTATCAATACGCCACTGGTTCATCTAGGCTTGGATTTGAATTTAGGTTTCAATTATTACAATCCGGATTTTTCGGGAAGAAGTTTAAATATCGAAAACAAACGTTTTTTGTACCAGCCTAAGGTGTTTGCTGAATTTGATTTGCCCTTTATCAGCAAGTTGCACCCCAGCGTAGGACTGGGCTATAGTATAGTCCGTTTCGATACCACTGGAAATAGTGGAGATCTAGATTTGACCGATAAGGGAGGTGACGGGGGTTTTAGTTTCGACGCAGGATTATCCTATGACATTACCAAAAGACTGTTCATACAGGTGAAGTATGATTTTATAAACCTTAATATCAAAGATCGCGTGTTTTTAGATGGAGAGGTCATTGATATTGACCGGGATAGTCCAATCAATCGCATCAAGTTTGGTATAGGGTTCCACTTTTAG
- a CDS encoding four helix bundle protein: MATIKRFEDLEIWQEARRLSKEVIKLTKSTDLKSDFKLRDQIKGSSGSVMDNIAEGLERDGNLEFRQFLSTAKGSAGESRSQLYRVFDNDYISNEELQKLTSEYEVLSRRIANFMNYLNKKDNKGTKFK, encoded by the coding sequence ATGGCAACTATAAAAAGATTCGAGGATTTGGAAATTTGGCAGGAGGCGCGAAGGCTTTCTAAAGAAGTAATCAAATTGACAAAATCAACTGACCTTAAAAGCGACTTTAAGTTAAGGGACCAGATTAAAGGTTCTTCGGGTTCTGTCATGGATAATATTGCCGAAGGGCTCGAAAGAGATGGAAATCTCGAATTTCGACAGTTTCTTTCCACAGCTAAGGGTTCGGCTGGTGAGTCAAGGTCGCAATTGTATCGTGTTTTTGACAACGATTATATATCGAACGAAGAATTGCAAAAATTGACTTCAGAATATGAAGTACTAAGTCGAAGGATTGCGAACTTCATGAATTATTTAAATAAGAAGGATAATAAGGGAACTAAGTTCAAGTGA
- a CDS encoding choice-of-anchor B family protein, producing MKKRPFYLLLLVFVFACDPDDGNPAPEVDLSGFIPCENGMAGVYPCSGYDLVGNISLDTFDAGSGNDSWGWTDSSTGREYAIMGVDNGTVFVDISDGLSYLGKLPSATGPSSWRDVKVYRDHAFIVSEASGHGMQVFDLTKLRTVTDTPQIFEADARYTGFGNAHNIVINEASGYAYAVGTARNDAFNGGVHFLNIQDPKNPLAENGYSERGYAHDAQVVTYNGPDTEHQGKEIFIGANENEVVIADVSDKNNPTAISTINYSNIGYTHQGWFTEDQRYFLLGDELDETERGFRTRTIIFDFSDLENPVVHEEYLGTNSAIDHNGYVKGDEFFLASYRAGVRVLDISGIANRIITEKGFFDTFPSNDNAAFDGVWNVYPYFSSGKIVVSDIDRGLFVIQKSN from the coding sequence ATGAAGAAACGCCCGTTCTACCTACTATTGCTAGTTTTTGTCTTTGCTTGCGATCCTGACGATGGTAATCCTGCGCCGGAGGTAGACCTATCTGGTTTTATACCTTGTGAGAATGGAATGGCAGGGGTGTACCCCTGTAGCGGCTATGATTTGGTCGGCAACATTTCTTTGGACACCTTCGATGCCGGTTCTGGTAACGATAGTTGGGGATGGACGGATAGCTCAACGGGAAGGGAATATGCCATTATGGGTGTAGACAATGGTACCGTCTTCGTTGATATCTCCGATGGTTTGTCGTATTTGGGGAAACTTCCTTCCGCCACTGGACCAAGTTCGTGGCGCGATGTAAAAGTATATAGAGACCATGCGTTTATAGTTTCGGAGGCTTCAGGCCATGGTATGCAGGTATTCGATCTGACAAAACTCCGAACGGTTACCGACACGCCCCAAATCTTTGAGGCAGATGCCCGCTATACCGGATTTGGGAATGCCCACAATATCGTAATCAATGAGGCATCCGGCTATGCGTATGCGGTAGGTACCGCCCGGAATGATGCCTTTAATGGCGGCGTTCATTTTTTGAACATCCAGGACCCGAAGAATCCACTGGCCGAGAATGGTTATTCCGAAAGGGGCTACGCTCATGACGCACAGGTGGTTACCTACAATGGTCCCGATACCGAACATCAAGGAAAGGAGATTTTCATCGGTGCAAATGAGAATGAAGTGGTTATCGCCGATGTATCCGACAAAAACAATCCTACTGCCATTTCTACTATAAACTATTCGAATATCGGCTATACCCATCAAGGCTGGTTTACGGAGGACCAGCGGTACTTTTTACTAGGGGATGAATTGGATGAGACGGAGCGCGGTTTTCGGACAAGGACGATAATTTTCGATTTTTCCGATTTGGAAAATCCCGTGGTTCATGAGGAATATCTAGGAACCAATAGCGCTATCGACCATAATGGCTATGTAAAGGGAGATGAGTTTTTCCTGGCTAGCTATCGTGCAGGAGTGCGTGTTCTTGATATTTCAGGCATTGCAAACCGTATCATCACCGAAAAGGGGTTCTTCGACACCTTTCCGTCGAACGATAATGCGGCCTTTGATGGGGTTTGGAACGTCTACCCCTATTTCTCAAGTGGAAAGATCGTAGTGAGTGATATCGATAGGGGACTTTTTGTCATTCAAAAATCGAATTAG